In Lycium ferocissimum isolate CSIRO_LF1 chromosome 3, AGI_CSIRO_Lferr_CH_V1, whole genome shotgun sequence, the genomic window TTATAAATTGGGATATTATATGCTTATATATTGCAATTTACTTCTTAGTATTACTAGTACTGTTTGAGTGCATATTTATTTTGAACAGCAACACAGGATCTTCTAAATCTTGTGACGGAAATTCCTATACAAAAAGGAAAttgaagtaaaagaaaatttgaaaattataaatTGGGATATGTTTAAATGTTATATTGCAAATTTACTTCTTAAAAATGTATTAGAAGTAGTAGTTGAGTGCatattttgaatatcatgatAAGATCTTCTAAATTAGAAGTTCctatacattttcttttttattaattcCTATACAAAGAGGAAAttgaagtaaaagaaaaaatattaaattataatataaatcggGATATGGTTAGATGTTATATTCCAATTGCATATCTTAGAAATGTATTAAAGTACTATTTGAGTGCATATTTTGAATATAATTACAAGATCTTCTAAatctgtgtatatatattttacaaaaaggaaaagtaaaagaaaattttaaaattataaatcgGGATATGTTTAGATGTTATATTCCATTTACCTCTTAAAAATGTATTATAAGTACTATTTGAGTGCATATTTTGAATTTCAACACGAGATTTTCTAAATGTTGAGACGGAAATTCCTAtgcattttctttttattattattacttgttCTAATTTAAATCGCTaggaaataaacaaaaaataaaaataaaaacctcctgatttttttataaataaataccgaattattatattaaaatcCAAAATCTtgataatttaattttggtatTACATATTCAGTATAGTATTTTGACATTTggcattttaaaatatttagtaTTCAGTATGAtatttaacatttttttaaaatattgaaatacTACATATTGTATCGAAATActtaattgtatatatataatttatacatattatattattaaattgataataataatttaattaacttaaatatattaatCAAGTTGCCTAAAATTCCGAAATCCTTCATACTAATAGCTTCTTTATTTTACTACTCCATTAAATAtaaactaaattaaatatatataattataaacaATACAAAAATGTAAATATGCAATTATTTCCTGCAAACACTTAACACTTGGGCAATCTTCATTCATTTCAAGCATGAAAAGTTTCCCACCAttatcaaaattatttttctcattgTACGTAAGTTAAAATCAAATAAATCGAGATTAGCAATTTATTATACCACATAAATAGAATTtcgaaatttaaaaatattaaatcatACTGAGTTAGCTCAATATGCTAATGGTAGaacattttttaaataaacatTAAAATTACTgaatcaaaaattttaaattataccGTGTCGTACTATAAAAATTCCTAGTATGCATAATTTGTTTTATATCGAATTATCAAattgaaaatgaagattttGAAATACAAAATGTCAACttacaattattttatattaatgataaatagattaaatttatgttataaaataaattaaactaaggaacaaatataatattgtaaATCACGAAAAAATTAATGTTTCGAATACAATCTTGAAAGGAGGTTAATGCAATTATCCTTAAAAATTTCACACCTAGTAGCCTACAAATATTAAAATGTTATGTTTCTTTTTGGTAATTGGTTTTCTTACAAAATTATCTGTGCTCCTGgttgagagagaaaaagaaggaaagaggaaAAGAGAAGAGGGAAGAAATTTAAATTCGAAATTTGAAATTCAAAAGTggtaatgattttttaaaaacagaTTCGAAATTGTCTTTACCCAAATTTTTATGCCAAATATCCTAtgaaatatcaatttttttttttgtttctttttgatAATTTGTTTTCTTATCATATATCTTTACTCGTTGTAAcgaagagaaggaaaaagaaacgagggaaaatttaaatttgaagtttgaaattcaaaagcgttaataattattttaaaatagattTGAAATTATCTTTACCCCTAAGCTTTTAATAATGTAGTTATTAtcacaccccaattttcttAACTATGTTTAACGTGgtcaaatcactttttttttttctttttcaaatcaagacTTAAGAGATCACTTTAGTTAAATCTTCTCTTCTCCAGTTACTTATTAGTTGGATACTTCGTATTACTGAATGGTATATATGTAACCTATGTGATAGAATGCAACTCACTCACTGCATTGACTCAAATTACGTATATAGATTtcaataaactaaaaaaatgtttttatacTACTTCTACATTTTTATATGAATATCAATCGTCACCTTCACTAATCATTATAGTTATCATTAGCACAAATTACGATTACTATAACAATCACCAATCACTAGTGATAATCACCACTATCGGTTCACCACCGTatatcaacaatcaccatttttgtaagtatttttttgttttactaatCATAATCATCCATAAAATTATCGATACTATCACTAGCTATCACCATTATCTCCACAATTAACCATTATACTTGTAGTCACTATCACTATGAAGATAATAGCTATTATCCACAACCATTGTTGTCAACCCAACAGTACCACTAACCACCACCACCCCTGTTGGCACTCACAATCACCAATGACCACCACTATCaccgtataatattttaaatattttattaatataatattatattagtctttttttaattttatatatttaaaataaagatGCATATTTAATACATTTAAATATTGAGAAAATACACGGTCtaattatttgatatttatattttaatatttaaatatgaatttaaattcaaacgtcttaattttaataaaaataaagagcCCTACACTCTCCCTCGAGTATTAACTCTATATCAAATTGAATAGAACGGCAGGTTACAGTTTcataaagcaagtaaaatgtGATTTGAAACGTGATTGACTGATAATGagtacaaaattaattaaacaaatataTACTTGAAGTATATGACAGTATGGTCCTAGTTTATAAGATCACTTATGGGCTCTGAATCACTTTGGGGTCTAGTTCTTGGTTAGAATAATGCAAGTGTTAATAATGCTTAGATTAGTTACGCAGACATTAGTAATGCAGGAATTAGTTATCAAGGTATAAAAAATGCAGAGATTAATAATGCAGGGTTTAATTATACATGTATTACTTATGTggaaaagaaaaacttgaaCCAAATATTTCATTAGCGATGTTATGTTTTacataaataaagagaaaaaatcaACCAAACATTATATAACTTTTACTAAATTCTAGGTGAAGGTTAACTTTCCCCGTTTTTATAACCAAACGAAGTATCAAAATAATGATGGTTTTATTACATAAATAACTCCTCATTGCCCAGCAACCAAACGAGCCTTCTGTTTTGAGGCGATTTTAATAGTATATAGATCATTAAGACCTATTAACTCGAGTGTACTAATAAGTCTCATTAGGTCATTATTTTTGCAACTATAGTCCCTTCTCATGTACTTCTGACTCTTGGCATTGTATCATTAGAGGAAATTGTAGAGAAGACTCTGCTTAGTCTTTCATCTTGAGAGTTTACGCTGTTTGATAATATGTCATTACAGACACTGATGCTTAGGCAACTAGTTGTTGACTCATCAgataaatcatgaaatatgaacaCAAACCAAGGGTATTAGTGTTAGTTTTGACTCAGTATACGCACATTGTCGTCCTAATATTATCTCGAGGTATGATTGCAGGTGATAATAAGGTGATGTgctatacttgaaaaaaaaatattttttaaaataaattgattttagaagcttaaCCAGGCTATTAGAAAAACAAGGCCGAGGTATTTCCATGGTGTGCTAGAGACAACGAGCTGTTGACTCACATATTATATGATCGTTTGGTACAGTACGTACTTAAGTAGGCCATACAGATACATTTGGCTATTGATTTTCAACTGACATATGAAGATAAAAGCTGTATGAAAGAGTTCCATTAACTATGGCATTATCATATACGAGATAATGTAATTGCCAAACTGTTATAGTGTAGCATCTTGAACGCATGTACGCGTGTAGTGAAGAGGAGCCATTATATCTTTGACATTGCACAATCCATGACATCAACTAGAAAATCTGCAATCAAAGTTTTAGATATATAAGAGCCCGAGTAAAGCTTGAATTGGGAAAACATGTAGTAGCTAATTTCCTTTGAGAAAGGAAGGAAGAGATTTGGAAGCAATTAAGTACTTCTAAGAGCTAAAAAGTACCTGCATCTTCTTTAGTGAAACAAAGTGGAGGAGTAATTCTGAAGATATTTCCACGGAATCCACCCTTGCCAACTAGTACTCCCATATCTTTAAACCGaatagataaactaagttaataCGTAAGGTTTAATTTAACGACAGGACAAAAGGATGACGATTTAAAAGAAACTTGCCTTTCATCTTGTCCATGATATGCAGAGTTTCAACTTTTGCAGGAGTTTTCAGTTTGCGGTCAGTGACTAGTTCGACGCCTAGAAGCAGTCCTCTTCCCCTCACATCACCAACAACTGCATAAACATTATTGCAGAAGCCATAGTCAATTGAAAATGACAATGATAGAGATGCAGTGGTTCGTTTATAAAAATGATTTGATCATCCTCCTCTAGAGGTAATAATCATAAGGgtgaaaggagaaaaaaatctcactttcatgcttattttttaaatccatAAGGCGCTCTTTCAAGTAGGAACCAACAACACGGGCATTTTCTTGAAGCTTCTCTTTTTCAATCACATTAAGGACAGCAAGTCCTGCAGCAGTACACACGGGATTTCCACCAAATGTGTTGAAGTAATTATGATGACTAGGAGTCAAGACCCGTGCAATCTCGGGAGTTGTTACCACAGCCCCAAGGGGTATTCCATTTCCAATGCCCTGGAAATGACGAAGTAAAAGAAGCTTAATTTTTGGCCAAATTATAAAGAGAAGGACGTCTTCTTTTGTAATCGAGTATGGAAAATAGCAGACTGTCATTGTTGAAGAGACTGACTTTTGCCATTGTCACTATGTCAGGAACCACTCCTTGGTTCTCAAATCCCCAGAAGTTGCTTCCGGTTCGAGCAAATCCAGCTTGAACCTCATCTGCAATGCAAAGGCCTCCAGCTTTTCGTATAGTGCTGTATGCAGCAGGCAAGTAACCTGGAGCCAATTCAACTATCCCACCAACaccctacacttaaaaggaacATTTAGAGGATGATACACGCGATGTTGTACGGAACATCATTGAGGGATGACTACCTGTATAGCTTCAGACATAAAAGCAGCAACCCTCCCAGATGTTGCGGATTGGATAAGATCTTCAACGTCCTCTGCATACTTCTCCCCATCAGAACCGAAAACACCTCTGTATGGATCAGGATTTATGGCATGATGAACTCCACTCTGATCAGCAAAGTAAATAGTAAGTGAACATGAGACAGAGTAATAAACATAACAAGGAGTTATTATGGCACCATCATATGCTTCCCAATAAACACTATTGCAGGTTCCCTATTACTCCAATTGTTACAGATAATCAAATGTCTTTAGAATGGATAGAAACATTAAACTTGTTATATAGAGGCAATTTTCATCCGCTGCCCACTATTATTCCACTGAATATCAGACCTAACAAAGGAG contains:
- the LOC132049796 gene encoding alanine--glyoxylate aminotransferase 2 homolog 2, mitochondrial-like, with amino-acid sequence MQRLVTRSAKCVGDVRGLLTQQRCCYSQLGLATSKKDDDHMIINPKMPHFDYSPPPYDGPTGDEILNKRKEFLSPSMFHLYQKPLNLVHGKMQYLFDSNGRRYLDAFGGIATVSCGHCHPDVVEAIVNQTKRLQHSTILYLNHAITDFAEALASKLPGDLKVVFFTNSGTEANELAIMMARQYTNCHDIISLRNAYHGNAGVTMSTTGQSIWKFNIVQSGVHHAINPDPYRGVFGSDGEKYAEDVEDLIQSATSGRVAAFMSEAIQGVGGIVELAPGYLPAAYSTIRKAGGLCIADEVQAGFARTGSNFWGFENQGVVPDIVTMAKGIGNGIPLGAVVTTPEIARVLTPSHHNYFNTFGGNPVCTAAGLAVLNVIEKEKLQENARVVGSYLKERLMDLKNKHEIVGDVRGRGLLLGVELVTDRKLKTPAKVETLHIMDKMKDMGVLVGKGGFRGNIFRITPPLCFTKEDADFLVDVMDCAMSKI